A part of Aegilops tauschii subsp. strangulata cultivar AL8/78 chromosome 2, Aet v6.0, whole genome shotgun sequence genomic DNA contains:
- the LOC109744797 gene encoding protein DUF642 L-GALACTONO-1,4-LACTONE-RESPONSIVE GENE 2: MATSMRWIALFLLVAVSALAVSAVIEDGLLPNGDFRNGPDKSQMNGPVVAGKYAIPNWELSGFVEYIESGHTQDDMILPVPVGANAVRLGNDATIRQQLKVARHTYYSISFIAARSCAQEEKLNVSVDPEFGMIPIQTVYTNTGWDTYSWAFKPRHSTVWLSIHNTGIEENPACGPLIIAVAIKTLYPQLYNKGNMVKNGDFEQGPYIFSNTPWGVLVPPIFEDVHSPLPGWMIMSDTKVVKYIDAQHHAVPKGARAVELVAGVEVALVQEVPGTVPGRSYRLSFSIGDARNGCVGSLGVDVYAAREKLRVSYESRGTGGHKCAKLEFTAIADKTRVVFQSSNHHTVNATLCGPVVDDVWLVRIK; this comes from the exons GCCTCTTACCCAACGGGGACTTCAGAAACGGGCCAGACAAGTCCCAGATGAATGGCCCTGTGGTGGCGGGGAAGTACGCGATACCGAACTGGGAGCTCTCGGGGTTCGTGGAGTACATCGAGTCGGGGCACACGCAGGACGACATGATCCTCCCGGTTCCGGTGGGCGCGAACGCCGTGCGGCTGGGCAACGACGCCACCATCCGGCAGCAGCTCAAGGTCGCCCGCCACACCTACTACTCCATCTCCTTCATCGCCGCGCGGTCATGCGCCCAGGAGGAGAAGCTCAACGTGTCGGTCGACCCGGAGTTCGGCATGATCCCGATCCAGACCGTGTACACCAACACCGGCTGGGACACCTACTCCTGGGCGTTCAAGCCCAGGCACAGCACCGTGTGGCTCTCCATCCACAACACCGGCATCGAGGAGAACCCGGCGTGCGGCCCTCTCATCATCGCCGTCGCCATCAAGACCCTCTACCCTCAGCTGTACAACAAGG GCAACATGGTGAAGAACGGGGACTTCGAGCAGGGGCCATACATCTTCTCGAACACTCCGTGGGGCGTGCTGGTGCCCCCGATCTTCGAGGACGTGCACTCGCCGCTCCCGGGGTGGATGATCATGTCGGACACCAAGGTGGTCAAGTACATCGACGCGCAGCACCACGCGGTGCCCAAGGGCGCGCGCGCCGTGGAGCTGGTGGCCGGCGTGGAGGTGGCGCTGGTGCAGGAGGTGCCGGGCACCGTGCCCGGGCGGTCGTACAGGCTCTCGTTCAGCATCGGGGACGCGCGCAACGGGTGCGTCGGGTCCCTGGGCGTGGATGTGTACGCGGCGAGGGAGAAGCTGAGGGTCTCGTACGAGTCCCGCGGCACCGGCGGGCACAAGTGCGCCAAGCTCGAGTTCACGGCGATCGCGGACAAGACGCGCGTGGTGTTCCAGAGCTCGAACCACCACACCGTCAACGCCACGCTCTGCGGGCCCGTCGTTGACGACGTCTGGCTCGTCAGGATCAAGTAG